One segment of Brassica napus cultivar Da-Ae chromosome C3, Da-Ae, whole genome shotgun sequence DNA contains the following:
- the LOC106386873 gene encoding uncharacterized protein LOC106386873 isoform X3 yields the protein MSDQGEKTCPLCAEEMDLTDQQLKPCKCGYQICVWCWHHIVDMAEKDQIEGRCPACRTPYDKEKIVGMTVDCDSLAFETNMERKKTQKSRSKPSDGRKQLTSVRVIQRNLVYIVGLPLNLADEDLLYHKEYFGQYGKVLKVSMSRTSSGAIQLFPNDTCSVYITYAKEEEAVRCIQAVHGFILDGKSLKACFGTTKYCHAWLRNAACVNPDCLYLHEVGSQEDSFTKDEAISSHTRVQQITGATNILHQRSGSMLPPPLDDFCSDSSSAKPIAKVPSSNAVSVARYSPPSGSGSSSRSTALPAAAAWGTHNANQQSLATSVTSNGSSDIQRTTPVNGTLAFSAVVANAAHGPVSSSNILKRPLGKEENQKAVDKSKLRVLKPLQHNVVVGSGSKRTTSPDRDSPSNRLSSSTDSSYDGRDIDKPSAAVNSSDDSEDGVEDVSQMEITTDSRDDRPDIAIRSECDQGSNRQPDHEISKLPHPEQCKIDSSINIDEKAIPSETGVPCTRPEWDWRLDLQSQMQVSSKLDVEDMSSLDRQRHHHEEDVTNSLFLSNSSSSILDSNHLASRSSLPCEPSGVNGSDLRFPSDQGSSDRLHLPNGFGEQSMFSVEHSLFANEGRNKVHSTEDEIISNILSLDFDPWDESLTSPHNLAELLDKVDQRASPLKPSNLLKQHNSQSRFSFAQESTNQAFDRENHSVYGQFSRDRPIPESVVSRNIYRDNLGNLNGFASNYSGGLDNVSASPLFSSYKTPAVSRPQVSAPPGFSAPSRLPPPGFSSHQRVGLSSDTAPGTRFLDSAAMLRNTYQIQPPVGNPSSASDIEFADPAILAVGRGMVNADLDMRSSFSSQMNSYGNETGLQMLRQQSLSAAQQQVNGFHHDLRNLSPSLAETYGFSSRLMDHQAHGSNLSLFSQHPRQQPSANPVLSNGHWDKWNEGQSVNSLAMAELLRNERLGFTGSLYSNGYEEPKFRTPSPGDVYNRTYGM from the exons ATGAGTGACCAAGGAGAGAAGACTTGCCCACTATGTGCTGAAGAGATGGATCTCACTGATCAGCAATTGAAGCCTTGCAAATGCGGCTATCAG ATTTGTGTTTGGTGCTGGCATCACATAGTAGACATGGCAGAGAAAGATCAGATAGAAGGGCGTTGTCCTGCTTGTCGCACTCCATATGACAAAGAAAAGATTGTAGGAATGACTGTTGATTGCGACAG TCTGGCCTTTGAAACCAACATGGAGCGCAAGAAGACTCAAAAGTCAAGATCAAAACCTTCTGATGGGAGAAAGCAACTCACTAGTGTGCGCGTCATCCAAAGGAATCTTGTTTACATTGTTGGGTTGCCCCTTAATCTAGCAGATGAAGAT CTACTCTATCATAAAGAATATTTCGGTCAGTATGGAAAAGTTCTCAAGGTTTCCATGTCCCGAACATCATCTGGTGCCATCCAACTATTCCCAAATGATACATGCAGTGT atATATTACTTATGCAAAAGAGGAAGAGGCTGTCCGTTGCATCCAGGCCGTTCATGGGTTTATCTTGGATGGGAAATCACTGAA gGCGTGTTTTGGGACAACCAAGTATTGTCATGCATGGCTGAGAAATGCG GCGTGTGTTAATCCTGATTGTCTCTATCTGCACGAGGTCGGTTCACAAGAGGATAGTTTCACAAAAGATGAGGCCATATCTTCCCATACAAG AGTTCAGCAAATCACCGGAGCAACAAACATTCTGCATCAACGTTCAGGAAGCATGCTACCTCCACCACTAGATGATTTCTGCAGTGACAGTTCTTCTGCTAAACCAATTGCAAAAGTCCCTTCAAGT AATGCAGTAAGTGTTGCCAGGTATTCTCCACCTAGTGGGAGTGGGAGCTCTAGCAGATCCACTGCTCTTCCTGCTGCAGCGGCATG GGGGACACATAATGCAAACCAGCAGTCTTTAGCAACTTCGGTTACCTCAAATGGATCTTCTGATATACAAAGAACGACCCCAGTAAATGGAACCTTGGCCTTTTCTGCTGTTGTTGCAAACGCAGCTCATGGCCCTGTATCCTCTAGTAACATTCTTAAGAGACCATTAGGCaaagaagaaaatcaaaaagCTGTTGACAAAAGCAAACTTAGGGTTTTGAAGCCTTTGCAGCATAATGTTGTGGTTGGTTCTGGGTCCAAGAGAACCACCTCACCTGATAGAGATTCTCCTAGCAATCGGTTATCCAGTTCAACAGACTCTTCCTACGATGGCAGAGACATTGACAAGCCTTCAGCTGCTGTGAACTCGTCTGACGATTCAGAGGATGGTGTAGAAGATGTTTCACAAATGGAGATAACTACCGATTCCAGAGATGACCGTCCTGATATTGCGATTCGTAGTGAGTGTGATCAAGGTTCTAATAGACAACCTGATCATGAAATATCAAAGTTGCCACATCCAGAGCAATGCAAGATAGATAGCTCTATAAACATTGATGAAAAAGCTATTCCATCAGAGACTGGGGTTCCCTGCACGAGGCCAGAGTGGGATTGGAGATTAGATTTGCAATCCCAGATGCAAGTTAGCTCAAAATTGGATGTGGAGGATATGTCATCACTAGATAGACAAAGGCATCACCATGAAGAGGATGTTACCAACTCGCTGTTTTTGTCTAATTCTTCAAGTTCCATTTTGGATTCAAATCATCTGGCTTCTCGTTCTTCCCTACCTTGTGAACCGTCAGGTGTAAACGGTTCAGACTTGAGGTTCCCTTCGGATCAAGGCAGCAGCGATAGGTTGCATCTTCCAAATGGGTTTGGTGAGCAATCCATGTTCAGTGTGGAGCACTCTCTGTTTGCTAATGAAGGCAGGAACAAAGTTCATAGTACAGAGGACGAAATAATCTCAAACATTTTGTCACTCGACTTTGATCCATGGGATGAATCCTTAACTTCACCCCACAATTTGGCTGAGTTACTAGACAAAGTTGATCAGCGAGCCAGTCCTCTAAAACCTTCAAACCTCCTGAAGCAACATAACAGCCAGTCCAGATTTTCTTTTGCACAAGAATCTACTAATCAAGCATTTGACAGGGAAAATCATAGCGTTTATGGGCAGTTTTCAAGAGATAGGCCTATTCCAGAGTCTGTAGTGAGTCGAAATATTTATCGGGATAATCTCGGGAATCTAAATGGATTTGCTTCAAACTATTCCGGTGGATTAGATAATGTTTCTGCTAGTCCTTTATTTTCATCGTACAAGACTCCTG CAGTTTCACGACCTCAAGTTTCTGCTCCTCCAGGATTTTCTGCGCCGAGCAGGTTACCTCCTCCTGGCTTCTCTTCACATCAAAGAGTGGGCCTATCTTCAGATACGGCACCAG GAACTCGTTTTCTTGACTCTGCTGCCATGTTGAGGAATACATATCAAATACAGCCTCCAGTTGGGAATCCGAGTAGTGCGAGTGATATAGAGTTCGCGGATCCTGCTATTCTAGCGGTTGGAAGAGGGATGGTAAATGCAGACTTGGATATGAGATCAAGTTTCTCATCACAAATGAATTCTTATGGGAACGAGACAGGACTCCAAATGTTGAGACAGCAGTCTCTGTCTGCTGCACAACAACAAGTCAATGGGTTTCATCATGATCTCAGAAACTTATCTCCTTCACTTGCAGAAACTTACGGATTTAGCTCAAGGCTAATGGACCATCAGGCACATGGAAGTAATTTATCTCTTTTCTCACAGCACCCAAGACAACAACCATCTGCAAATCCAGTCTTGTCTAATGGTCACTGGGATAAGTGGAATGAAGGCCAAAGTGTGAACTCTCTAGCCATGGCCGAGCTTCTTAGGAATGAACGGCTGGGATTCACCGGGAGCCTATACAGCAATGGATATGAAGAACCAAAATTCCGGACTCCAAGTCCGGGAGATGTGTATAATAGAACATATGGGATGTAA